The Gemmatimonadaceae bacterium genome contains a region encoding:
- a CDS encoding pseudouridine synthase, translating into MPDVMRIQRALARAGIASRRRAEELVAAGRVLVNGETAKTGQTVDLDADTITVDGKPLATRGADFWIVLNKPAGVLTTKTDPRRRRTVFDLVPQKPGLTYVGRLDYMTEGVLLFTTDGEAAHKLTHPSKEVERTYLVTVRGDGAAAVRAARTGVELEDGWVKPLDVRAHNLSRGLWELEITLAEGRTREVRRLCEALGLGVERLVRTQFGPVKLGDLPSGATRALTGRERDIIAAIIE; encoded by the coding sequence ATGCCTGACGTAATGCGGATTCAGAGAGCGCTCGCGAGAGCGGGTATCGCCTCACGCCGTCGCGCCGAAGAGCTGGTGGCTGCCGGGCGCGTTCTGGTGAACGGCGAAACGGCAAAAACGGGCCAGACCGTCGACCTCGACGCTGACACGATAACGGTCGACGGAAAGCCGCTCGCGACGCGGGGCGCCGATTTCTGGATTGTCCTCAACAAGCCCGCCGGAGTTCTCACAACGAAGACAGATCCTCGCCGGCGTCGCACCGTTTTCGACCTGGTCCCCCAGAAACCCGGGCTCACTTATGTAGGCCGTCTCGATTACATGACGGAAGGCGTGCTTCTCTTCACGACCGACGGGGAAGCAGCACACAAGCTGACACATCCGAGCAAGGAGGTCGAACGGACCTATCTCGTGACCGTGCGCGGGGACGGGGCGGCGGCGGTCCGCGCGGCACGAACCGGTGTAGAACTCGAAGACGGTTGGGTGAAGCCGCTAGACGTTCGCGCGCACAACTTGAGCAGGGGTCTCTGGGAGCTGGAGATAACGCTTGCCGAGGGCCGCACGCGCGAGGTGAGACGGCTGTGCGAGGCACTCGGGCTGGGCGTCGAACGACTCGTGCGCACGCAATTTGGTCCCGTCAAGCTGGGCGACCTTCCGTCCGGCGCGACTCGTGCACTCACCGGGCGGGAACGCGATATCATTGCCGCGATCATAGAGTAG
- a CDS encoding DUF58 domain-containing protein yields MSPRRLSIARWRRGQKPARVAQVFDPRSASPAVSPAERLSTTGHAAQAGGEAIRKGVPAEILRQVKLIELRTRGLVNSVFTGEYRSVFKGQGMEFSEVREYQPGDEVRIIDWNVTARMGRPFVKRYVEERELTVMLAVDLSGSERFGTVNRFKSELASELAAVLAMSAVRNNDRVGVILFTDRIEYVVPPRKGRKHVLRIMRDLLSFEPAGKGTDIVAVIDHLARTLKQKAIIFLISDFVADNIEHSLKILSQRHDVVAVTVDDPSERDLPDIGLARFVDPETGQHIEIDTSSAVVRDEYAKRVTTERDERRHLLRRLAIDEVPVRTDGNYIEPLLRFFRSRETQARRR; encoded by the coding sequence GTGAGCCCGCGCCGCCTCTCGATCGCCCGGTGGCGCCGGGGCCAGAAACCCGCTCGCGTCGCCCAGGTTTTCGATCCCCGCTCTGCTTCTCCCGCCGTTTCCCCGGCTGAGCGGCTCAGCACCACCGGACACGCCGCGCAAGCCGGCGGAGAGGCGATCCGAAAGGGAGTTCCCGCAGAAATACTCCGGCAGGTAAAGCTCATCGAGCTGCGCACGCGCGGACTCGTCAACTCGGTGTTTACCGGTGAATACCGCAGCGTGTTCAAGGGCCAGGGGATGGAATTCTCCGAGGTCCGCGAGTATCAGCCCGGCGATGAGGTCCGGATCATCGACTGGAATGTCACTGCGCGCATGGGAAGGCCGTTCGTCAAACGCTACGTCGAGGAGCGCGAGCTCACAGTGATGCTTGCAGTGGATCTTTCCGGCTCTGAGCGCTTTGGAACTGTGAACCGGTTCAAGAGCGAACTGGCAAGCGAGCTGGCCGCCGTGCTCGCGATGTCGGCGGTGCGCAACAACGACAGAGTCGGCGTCATACTCTTCACAGACCGCATCGAGTACGTCGTTCCGCCGAGGAAGGGACGCAAGCACGTCCTTCGAATCATGCGTGACCTCCTGTCGTTCGAGCCCGCAGGGAAGGGAACGGACATTGTCGCGGTCATCGATCACCTCGCGCGGACGCTCAAGCAGAAGGCGATCATCTTCCTCATTTCGGATTTCGTGGCCGACAACATCGAGCATTCGCTGAAGATTCTGTCGCAGCGTCATGATGTTGTGGCAGTCACAGTCGACGATCCGAGTGAGAGGGACCTGCCGGACATTGGTCTGGCGCGCTTCGTTGACCCGGAAACCGGTCAGCACATCGAGATAGATACGAGCTCAGCCGTTGTACGCGACGAGTACGCGAAGCGCGTGACGACTGAGCGCGATGAGCGACGCCACCTTCTTCGCCGCCTCGCCATCGACGAAGTGCCGGTTCGCACCGACGGCAACTACATCGAGCCGCTGCTCAGATTCTTCCGGTCCCGGGAAACACAGGCCCGCCGGCGATGA
- the rpsT gene encoding 30S ribosomal protein S20, giving the protein MPNIASAKKNMRKSRAAMARNRAQRSALRTALKKGHSPEVDAADRLTAVKLLDRAARKGLIHPNAAARHKSRMAKKAAK; this is encoded by the coding sequence TTGCCTAATATTGCGTCCGCCAAGAAGAACATGCGTAAGTCCCGCGCCGCTATGGCGCGCAATCGCGCGCAGCGCTCGGCGCTCCGCACCGCCCTCAAAAAAGGTCATTCACCCGAAGTCGACGCGGCCGACCGACTCACTGCCGTGAAGCTTCTCGACCGCGCAGCGCGCAAGGGACTGATCCATCCTAATGCAGCCGCTCGTCACAAAAGCCGGATGGCGAAGAAAGCCGCGAAGTAA
- a CDS encoding segregation/condensation protein A: MDYVMQPLSHEDEVFVVELTHFSGPLDLLLSLIRDEQIDIYDIPVARIAEQFLARISTLALDEAADYLEMAARLVRIKAQMLLPRREGDEPWEDPRAELVRRLLEYQQMREVVDILEVRSNDRRNRFARAYLPQNLLATAPVGPLSVSVSELLGAVDRVLRGAKIPDMHSVIPRALDVEGAMSTVRAVLALRARARWRDVIPSDAEPWQVLSVLLALLELAKAGELRIAQPRPFGSVEITGDGTSEAA; the protein is encoded by the coding sequence ATGGACTACGTGATGCAGCCGCTGAGCCACGAAGACGAGGTCTTCGTGGTCGAGCTCACTCACTTTTCGGGTCCGCTCGATCTCCTCCTGTCGCTCATCCGCGACGAGCAAATCGACATCTACGATATTCCCGTGGCGAGAATCGCGGAGCAGTTCCTCGCGAGGATTTCGACGCTCGCACTCGACGAGGCTGCGGATTATCTCGAGATGGCTGCCCGCCTCGTGCGCATCAAGGCGCAGATGCTCCTGCCGCGCCGCGAAGGCGACGAGCCGTGGGAGGATCCCCGCGCGGAGCTCGTACGACGCCTGCTCGAGTACCAGCAGATGCGCGAGGTCGTCGACATTCTCGAGGTACGCAGCAACGACCGGCGCAATCGGTTCGCTCGCGCGTACCTTCCGCAGAACCTTCTCGCGACTGCGCCGGTTGGCCCGCTTTCGGTTTCCGTGAGCGAGCTGCTTGGCGCCGTCGATCGCGTGCTGAGAGGTGCGAAGATTCCGGACATGCACAGTGTTATTCCTCGCGCTCTCGACGTCGAGGGTGCGATGTCGACGGTCCGCGCCGTGCTCGCGTTGCGCGCGCGCGCACGATGGCGCGACGTCATTCCGAGCGACGCCGAGCCGTGGCAGGTCCTTTCCGTTCTGCTCGCCCTGCTCGAGCTTGCAAAAGCGGGTGAGCTGCGAATTGCACAGCCGCGCCCATTCGGCTCAGTGGAGATAACAGGTGACGGCACTAGCGAAGCTGCTTGA
- a CDS encoding VWA domain-containing protein translates to MMYLRFVSWPWALALAVVLPIATAWLIIHARRVRARRLAHLGTPQMVARLAPETVRASRWRPVRLGLAVLFAAIALAGPRWGVERTVVNQAGIDIVLALDASTSMLARDETPDRLAKMKEVVDRLRDLSPNDRFGLVAFAGSSYVLTPLTVDNAALNLFLDNLDPTVVGQSGSSVASAITMSSRLLASAKSEAEKAIIVMSDGEAFEDESAVTEAAKKAAESGATVITVGFGTPAGSTIPVRQNGLVTQKRDQSGQVVITRYNPDLLSAAAEAGRGLFVEAGNADRAAAVRRLLSTLRTQQRSITTGANLGLQFQIFLIPALLLLLLDTFLGARQPRRRRLAAPAMTAAASAALFLGGCQLPAKRDRASIDLYNRGTALIQKPDSFLAAVPLLHRAAESVDTAVKYRAGFNEGYVHLTVGLAATGDSATTPLDSALAVYKRVLTMRPDDRDSKWNYELALRKKKSSGGGGGGGGGGGESPAPQPTPAADAESRPAPRAIPGMNEQRAEQILNAIEQEEQDVQGKQQKKNVPRPPPAGKDW, encoded by the coding sequence ATGATGTATCTTCGGTTCGTTTCGTGGCCGTGGGCTCTTGCCCTCGCCGTCGTGCTTCCGATTGCGACGGCTTGGCTCATCATCCACGCGCGCCGCGTTCGCGCCCGGCGACTCGCGCATCTTGGTACACCGCAGATGGTCGCGCGTCTTGCGCCGGAAACCGTGCGTGCTTCGCGTTGGCGCCCGGTCCGGCTCGGCTTGGCAGTCTTGTTCGCAGCCATCGCGCTCGCTGGCCCACGCTGGGGAGTCGAGCGCACTGTAGTAAACCAGGCGGGCATCGACATTGTTCTGGCGCTCGACGCCTCGACATCGATGCTGGCGCGAGACGAGACCCCCGATCGGCTTGCGAAAATGAAGGAAGTTGTGGACCGTTTGAGAGACCTTTCGCCCAACGATCGCTTCGGGCTCGTAGCGTTTGCCGGGTCGAGCTATGTGCTTACCCCACTAACAGTTGACAATGCAGCACTCAACTTGTTTCTCGACAATCTCGATCCGACGGTCGTCGGACAGTCGGGGAGCTCGGTCGCGAGTGCCATCACGATGTCGTCGCGTCTCCTGGCGTCAGCAAAATCCGAGGCCGAAAAAGCAATAATTGTGATGAGTGATGGAGAGGCGTTCGAGGATGAATCGGCAGTGACCGAAGCGGCAAAGAAGGCCGCCGAATCCGGTGCAACGGTCATCACTGTGGGATTCGGTACGCCGGCCGGATCGACGATTCCAGTACGGCAGAACGGGCTTGTGACGCAGAAGCGGGATCAGAGCGGGCAGGTCGTCATAACGCGCTACAATCCGGACCTCCTCAGCGCGGCTGCTGAAGCTGGACGCGGCTTGTTCGTCGAAGCAGGGAACGCCGATCGTGCTGCGGCGGTCCGGCGGTTGCTCTCTACACTCCGCACGCAGCAGCGCTCGATCACCACGGGCGCAAACCTCGGCCTGCAGTTCCAGATTTTCCTCATTCCCGCGTTGCTGCTTCTCCTTCTGGACACGTTCCTCGGCGCACGACAGCCGCGCCGGCGCCGACTCGCTGCACCCGCGATGACTGCCGCAGCCTCGGCGGCTCTTTTTCTGGGCGGTTGCCAACTTCCGGCAAAGCGCGACCGCGCTTCAATCGACCTGTACAATCGTGGCACGGCGCTCATCCAGAAGCCGGATTCCTTTCTCGCTGCCGTGCCGTTGCTCCATCGAGCGGCCGAGTCGGTAGATACTGCTGTGAAGTACCGCGCGGGCTTCAACGAAGGATATGTGCATCTTACCGTGGGACTGGCCGCGACCGGCGATTCGGCCACGACGCCTCTCGACAGTGCGCTTGCCGTCTACAAGCGCGTACTTACGATGCGTCCTGACGACCGCGACTCCAAATGGAATTACGAGCTGGCCCTTCGGAAGAAAAAGAGCAGTGGAGGCGGTGGGGGAGGCGGTGGCGGGGGAGGAGAATCGCCGGCTCCACAGCCAACGCCTGCGGCCGACGCGGAATCGAGGCCGGCACCGCGGGCAATTCCCGGCATGAACGAGCAGCGCGCAGAGCAGATCCTGAACGCGATAGAGCAGGAAGAGCAGGACGTTCAGGGCAAGCAGCAAAAAAAGAACGTGCCGCGACCACCGCCCGCGGGGAAGGATTGGTAG
- the mutL gene encoding DNA mismatch repair endonuclease MutL: MPLIQVLPGAVADQIAAGEVVERPASVVKELVENALDAGATTVDVAVEEGGHKLIRVSDDGSGMDREDASLALVRHGTSKIRTAADLIGVSSFGFRGEALPAIASISRFAMETSEADGHGVAIETSGGVVTATREAARRKGTTVKVEQLFYNVPARRKFLRSARSEWRAITETLNSVALSRPDVRFSLSHDGKEVLSLPPVSSLRARVSGIWGGKYAGSLLEVDDVAGVVQVSGLAERPADVGTTTRRVFIAVNGRSIRDNGIVRAAEAAYRSTISAGLRPSLFLDVRLPANAVDVNVHPAKAEVRFRDRWPVERAVEAAVRRALGTFDSSAMVGGSYFATTNRSGMDFRSSSIEGVSILSPAQVDREPLFSGATDLQDDETQLSVRSPQEIPPLFQFKRTYIAFEHADGLVLIDQHSAHERVLYEEFMRALETGRAPAQRLLLPITLHLGPAEGDAFEANRDYLEKLGFEVEGFGGSTLIVNSVPMPHSRFDAERCLRETLDALTGDRVAGTATRHEHLAATVACKAAIKAGEELSTPEMRSLFASLRDTQLPAHDVHGRSTIVQLTWDELDRRFGRR; the protein is encoded by the coding sequence TTGCCGCTGATTCAGGTTCTGCCGGGCGCAGTCGCCGACCAGATCGCCGCGGGCGAGGTAGTCGAACGCCCTGCCTCCGTAGTGAAGGAGCTCGTGGAGAATGCGCTCGATGCAGGCGCGACGACGGTGGATGTCGCCGTCGAGGAAGGGGGTCACAAGCTCATCCGTGTGAGCGACGACGGTTCAGGCATGGACCGGGAGGATGCGTCACTCGCGCTCGTCCGCCACGGGACGTCGAAGATAAGGACAGCTGCCGATCTCATCGGGGTATCGAGCTTCGGGTTTCGCGGAGAGGCATTGCCCGCGATTGCGTCGATCTCGCGTTTTGCGATGGAGACTTCCGAGGCCGACGGACACGGGGTGGCGATCGAGACGAGCGGAGGCGTCGTGACCGCGACGCGTGAGGCAGCTCGCCGAAAGGGCACGACTGTAAAGGTCGAACAGCTTTTCTATAACGTTCCGGCTCGGCGAAAGTTTCTGCGCAGCGCGCGCTCGGAGTGGCGCGCAATCACCGAAACACTGAACAGTGTTGCGCTGAGTCGTCCCGATGTTCGGTTCTCGCTTTCGCACGACGGCAAGGAGGTTCTCTCCCTTCCGCCGGTTTCGAGCCTTCGCGCTCGTGTAAGCGGAATCTGGGGCGGGAAATACGCCGGGAGTCTGCTCGAAGTGGACGATGTCGCCGGTGTCGTTCAGGTGAGCGGTCTCGCTGAGCGCCCGGCGGATGTGGGGACGACGACGCGGCGCGTGTTCATCGCTGTGAACGGACGCTCGATTCGGGACAACGGGATCGTGAGGGCCGCGGAGGCTGCATACCGCTCCACGATTTCTGCGGGACTGCGTCCGTCCCTCTTTCTCGACGTTCGGCTCCCGGCGAATGCGGTTGACGTGAACGTGCATCCAGCGAAGGCAGAGGTGCGATTCCGGGACAGGTGGCCGGTCGAGCGCGCGGTTGAAGCGGCTGTGCGCCGGGCACTCGGCACCTTCGACAGCTCGGCAATGGTTGGCGGCAGCTACTTCGCGACGACGAACCGCAGCGGGATGGATTTCAGGAGCTCTTCGATCGAGGGTGTTTCGATTCTCTCACCGGCACAGGTCGACCGCGAGCCACTTTTTTCGGGCGCGACGGACCTTCAAGACGACGAAACGCAATTGTCCGTGCGATCTCCTCAGGAGATTCCGCCGCTTTTTCAGTTCAAACGAACGTACATCGCTTTCGAGCATGCGGACGGACTCGTTCTGATCGATCAACATTCGGCGCATGAGCGTGTTTTGTACGAGGAGTTCATGAGAGCGCTTGAGACCGGACGTGCGCCGGCGCAGCGTCTCCTGCTCCCGATCACGCTGCATCTCGGGCCGGCAGAAGGCGATGCCTTCGAGGCAAATCGGGATTACCTCGAGAAGCTTGGCTTCGAAGTGGAGGGTTTCGGAGGGAGCACACTTATCGTCAACAGCGTTCCGATGCCGCACTCGCGCTTCGATGCGGAACGCTGTCTGCGCGAGACGCTGGATGCGCTCACCGGCGATCGGGTCGCCGGAACCGCCACGCGACACGAGCACCTTGCCGCGACGGTTGCGTGCAAGGCCGCAATCAAAGCGGGAGAGGAGCTTTCCACTCCGGAGATGCGCTCACTCTTCGCGTCGTTGCGCGACACTCAGCTGCCGGCGCACGATGTTCACGGCAGGTCGACTATCGTGCAGCTGACGTGGGACGAGCTCGACCGCCGCTTTGGCCGGCGATAG
- a CDS encoding site-2 protease family protein: MDKFQTFVLIAPVLLFSMVAHEYAHGYAALRNGDPTAYQLGRLTWNPAKHIDPFLTIILPLLTFITAGIAFGGAKPVPVNPRNYRNFKRGDIIVSLAGCATNVVIAFLCVPLILIVGLLGGRIPGLSAGASVLQLMLMYGILLNLALAAFNLIPIPPLDGSHVMKYLLPPAWALKYQELGRYGMIILFILIAIGRPILNLWFFPVYAVHSALMSIVSPYIIPSQWTT, from the coding sequence TTGGACAAGTTCCAGACATTCGTTCTGATCGCGCCCGTCCTGCTCTTTTCGATGGTCGCCCACGAATATGCCCACGGGTACGCGGCACTCAGGAATGGTGACCCCACTGCCTACCAGCTCGGCCGGCTCACGTGGAACCCGGCCAAACACATCGATCCTTTTCTGACGATCATCCTGCCGCTGCTCACGTTCATCACGGCGGGTATTGCATTCGGCGGCGCGAAGCCTGTTCCGGTGAATCCGCGAAACTACCGCAACTTCAAGAGAGGCGACATCATCGTCTCACTCGCCGGATGCGCGACGAATGTCGTCATCGCGTTCCTCTGCGTCCCGCTTATTCTCATCGTGGGCCTGTTGGGCGGCAGAATTCCCGGACTCAGTGCCGGGGCGTCGGTGCTGCAGCTCATGCTCATGTACGGCATCCTGCTCAATCTCGCGCTCGCGGCGTTCAACCTGATCCCGATTCCTCCGCTCGACGGATCGCATGTGATGAAGTACCTCCTGCCACCGGCATGGGCCCTCAAGTATCAGGAGCTCGGCAGGTACGGGATGATCATACTTTTTATTCTGATCGCGATCGGCAGGCCGATTCTCAACCTCTGGTTCTTTCCGGTCTACGCCGTCCACTCGGCTCTGATGAGCATTGTTTCTCCTTACATAATTCCGAGCCAATGGACTACGTGA
- a CDS encoding VWA domain-containing protein, which produces MNVLGLELQTPEALPLLLLLPLWWLWRRRHAPGAIVFSRTGVLARGPRAGRAIARAIFVLRNLALASLIIALARPRTGARVENITTSGINIVIAIDLSSSMLAEDFRPNNRLEVAKAKVKQFIMARQSDRIGIVAFAGEALTQVPLTTDYNVILKSVDNLQAGQLEDGTAIGMGIATAANRLRDAPGRSRVMIVLTDGVNNRGDVDPLSAARAAAVYGIKIYGIGVGSEGLAPVPVGRGVFGLRFELQPVRIDETLLRQVAALSGGRYFRARDAAALERIYGQIDLLERVPVQSRSYVRYTELYRWFVGIALIALLGELALVAWKAPIP; this is translated from the coding sequence ATGAACGTTCTTGGTCTCGAGCTTCAGACTCCCGAAGCGCTGCCGCTCCTGCTATTGCTCCCGCTGTGGTGGCTCTGGCGCCGGCGCCATGCACCGGGTGCGATTGTCTTCTCTCGCACGGGCGTGCTCGCACGAGGGCCTCGGGCCGGGCGCGCTATCGCCCGCGCGATCTTCGTGCTGCGCAATCTTGCTCTCGCGTCACTCATCATCGCGCTTGCGCGCCCGCGAACCGGCGCGCGCGTCGAGAACATCACGACATCGGGCATCAACATCGTCATCGCGATCGACCTCTCCAGCTCGATGCTCGCGGAGGATTTCCGTCCGAACAATCGTCTCGAGGTAGCGAAGGCGAAGGTGAAGCAGTTCATCATGGCACGACAGTCGGATCGCATCGGAATTGTCGCGTTCGCCGGGGAAGCGCTCACACAGGTGCCGCTCACGACCGACTACAACGTGATTCTCAAGTCCGTGGACAATCTTCAGGCGGGGCAGCTGGAGGATGGGACCGCCATCGGGATGGGAATCGCGACGGCCGCCAATCGTCTCCGCGATGCCCCCGGAAGGTCGCGAGTGATGATCGTTCTCACCGACGGAGTGAATAACCGCGGAGACGTCGATCCTCTCTCGGCGGCCAGGGCAGCCGCGGTTTACGGGATAAAGATTTACGGAATCGGCGTCGGCAGCGAAGGACTTGCCCCCGTACCCGTAGGGAGAGGTGTCTTCGGCCTTCGCTTCGAGCTGCAGCCGGTTCGAATCGACGAGACGCTGCTGCGCCAGGTTGCTGCCTTGAGCGGGGGCAGATATTTCCGCGCCCGGGACGCAGCAGCCCTGGAGCGGATCTACGGACAGATAGATCTGCTCGAGCGCGTTCCGGTTCAATCGCGATCGTACGTGCGCTACACGGAGCTCTACCGCTGGTTCGTCGGGATTGCGCTCATTGCATTGCTCGGGGAGCTCGCTCTCGTTGCGTGGAAGGCGCCGATACCATGA
- the scpB gene encoding SMC-Scp complex subunit ScpB: MTALAKLLEAALFASAHPVPIDDLRAMVADDETSPEDVTAALGEIRQHYDEDGHGVELMEVAGGWQILTRPEFTEVIERAQLAARPQRLSAPALETLAIIAYRQPIGRAEIEEIRGVGAGQMLKSLHERELIEVVGRGEGMGRPLLYGTTSLFLEQFALRHLGELPRGAELAIALRDPNAPPVTPQSDTPIPREPHAEPLKLAESEDSPADENTEQHRLADAQA, encoded by the coding sequence GTGACGGCACTAGCGAAGCTGCTTGAGGCCGCGCTCTTCGCGAGCGCGCATCCTGTCCCCATCGACGACCTTCGAGCCATGGTCGCCGACGATGAGACCTCTCCGGAAGACGTCACCGCTGCCCTGGGAGAGATTAGGCAGCACTACGACGAGGATGGACATGGTGTCGAGCTGATGGAAGTGGCGGGCGGATGGCAGATACTCACGCGCCCGGAGTTCACCGAAGTCATCGAGCGCGCGCAGCTCGCCGCGCGTCCGCAGCGACTCTCGGCGCCCGCCCTCGAGACGCTCGCGATCATCGCCTACAGACAGCCCATCGGACGCGCGGAGATAGAAGAGATTCGCGGCGTCGGCGCCGGCCAGATGCTCAAGTCGCTTCACGAGCGGGAGCTGATCGAAGTCGTCGGGCGCGGCGAGGGAATGGGGAGGCCGCTGCTCTACGGGACGACCTCACTGTTCCTCGAGCAATTCGCGCTGCGCCATCTCGGGGAGCTCCCGCGGGGAGCCGAGCTCGCAATTGCTCTGCGTGATCCGAACGCGCCACCCGTTACGCCGCAGAGCGACACACCAATTCCGCGCGAGCCGCATGCGGAGCCGCTGAAGCTTGCCGAGTCTGAAGATTCACCCGCAGACGAAAACACAGAGCAGCACCGGCTGGCGGACGCTCAGGCCTGA
- the miaA gene encoding tRNA (adenosine(37)-N6)-dimethylallyltransferase MiaA — MAGDRVRVICGPTAAGKSEIALRLALEYSATIISADSRQIYRGFDIGTAKPGPAEIRTVPHRGIDLAEPTERYSASVWANEARAWIAEAEGERRVPLIAGGTGFYMRALFEPLFDAPPLDAARRHALESAMDQLPLAELRRWCRTLDPAKAHLGRVQLSRAIETALLTGRRLTDLQEQSASSQAATVPRFRPSFLVVDPGSRLAQRIEHRVDAMLDAGWVDEVRSLMAHVAPDAPAWKASGYRVVRALAEGSASLSSARERIIIETRQFAKRQRTWFRHQLGAGKVTRVDPDDPESGAIVERWWKTGEAEVT, encoded by the coding sequence TTGGCCGGCGATAGGGTCCGTGTCATCTGCGGCCCGACAGCCGCGGGGAAATCGGAAATTGCACTTCGACTTGCGCTCGAATACAGCGCGACGATCATCAGCGCCGATTCCAGACAGATCTATCGCGGGTTCGACATCGGCACAGCGAAGCCGGGTCCCGCCGAGATACGCACTGTTCCGCACAGGGGCATCGACCTGGCGGAACCCACGGAGCGGTACTCTGCATCCGTGTGGGCCAACGAAGCGCGCGCGTGGATTGCCGAGGCAGAGGGCGAGCGGCGAGTGCCGCTGATTGCCGGCGGCACAGGGTTCTACATGCGTGCTCTGTTCGAGCCGCTGTTCGACGCGCCCCCGCTCGATGCGGCTCGCAGGCACGCGCTGGAAAGCGCTATGGATCAGCTTCCTCTCGCGGAGCTTCGGAGATGGTGCCGGACTCTCGACCCGGCTAAGGCGCACCTCGGCCGAGTTCAGCTCTCGCGTGCAATCGAGACAGCGCTTCTCACTGGGCGCAGATTGACCGATCTCCAGGAGCAATCCGCAAGCAGTCAGGCCGCGACGGTGCCGCGTTTTCGGCCGAGCTTCCTCGTGGTCGACCCCGGCTCGCGTCTCGCGCAACGCATCGAGCACCGCGTGGATGCAATGCTCGATGCGGGCTGGGTCGACGAGGTTCGATCGTTGATGGCCCACGTAGCGCCTGACGCGCCCGCATGGAAGGCCAGTGGATACCGTGTGGTACGAGCCCTTGCGGAGGGCAGCGCAAGTTTGTCATCCGCCCGGGAGCGAATCATTATTGAGACTCGGCAGTTTGCCAAACGGCAGAGAACATGGTTTCGGCATCAGCTCGGTGCCGGCAAAGTCACGCGCGTCGATCCGGATGACCCCGAGAGCGGCGCGATCGTGGAACGCTGGTGGAAGACGGGGGAGGCGGAGGTCACTTGA
- a CDS encoding MoxR family ATPase, translating into MATQAPPTADTSLMHDVVDQVGRRIVGQNYMIERLVISILTGGHVLLEGVPGLAKTLAVRTLAETISTSFQRIQFTPDLLPADILGTQIYDQSKGTFSIKKGPIFANIILADEINRAPAKVQSALLEAMQEKQVTIGGTTYKLEEPFLVLATQNPIEQEGTYPLPEAQVDRFMLKLHVGYPSREEEKEILRRMASGDAIPVRHVATPQEIMAARHRIADMYMDERIVDYIVQIVHTTRFPAESGLKDLAPLIEYGASPRATLALAQASRAHAFLRGRAFVTPEDVKAIAPDVLRHRVLTTYEAEAEEVTSDAIVTRVLDAIATP; encoded by the coding sequence GTGGCAACACAAGCGCCGCCCACAGCCGATACCTCGCTGATGCACGACGTCGTCGACCAGGTGGGCCGACGAATTGTCGGCCAGAACTACATGATCGAGCGACTGGTCATCAGCATTCTCACGGGCGGGCACGTTCTCCTGGAGGGTGTGCCCGGACTCGCCAAGACGCTCGCGGTGCGCACTCTCGCCGAGACAATCAGCACGAGCTTCCAGCGAATTCAGTTCACCCCCGATCTGCTCCCTGCCGACATACTCGGCACCCAGATCTACGATCAGTCAAAGGGAACGTTCAGCATCAAGAAAGGTCCGATCTTCGCAAACATCATTCTTGCGGACGAGATCAACCGCGCACCGGCAAAGGTCCAGTCGGCATTGCTCGAGGCGATGCAGGAGAAGCAGGTCACGATCGGTGGAACGACGTACAAGCTCGAGGAGCCGTTTCTGGTTCTTGCGACGCAGAACCCCATCGAGCAGGAGGGAACGTATCCGCTCCCCGAGGCGCAGGTCGACCGTTTCATGCTGAAGCTTCACGTCGGTTACCCGTCGCGAGAAGAGGAGAAGGAAATTCTTCGCCGCATGGCGAGCGGGGATGCGATCCCGGTCCGCCACGTCGCGACTCCGCAGGAGATCATGGCAGCTCGCCATCGCATTGCCGATATGTACATGGATGAGCGCATTGTTGATTACATCGTCCAGATCGTCCACACGACTCGCTTTCCCGCGGAGTCGGGACTCAAGGATCTGGCGCCGCTCATCGAGTACGGAGCGAGCCCACGTGCGACACTGGCGCTTGCACAGGCGTCGAGAGCACACGCCTTCCTGCGCGGGCGAGCGTTCGTGACCCCCGAAGACGTGAAGGCGATTGCGCCCGACGTGTTGCGGCACCGCGTGCTGACGACTTACGAGGCAGAGGCCGAAGAGGTGACCAGCGACGCGATCGTGACGCGTGTGCTGGACGCCATCGCAACGCCGTGA